The genomic region TTCACAGATTGATCCACCTTTCCTCACCTCACAGATTCAACCACCTTTCCGATATGGCAAAGCTTTCGGCAAACTCGTATGTCTGAGTGAAATAGCttcaataattattaccatttggTCTCTTGAATGTTCGTTCACAGGCTGGTCCTCTTATCCGATTTCAGGGTATGACGCCCTTTTCAAAGCGTTTGCGTTGACTGTTGGCCTCGTGGAAATTATTATGTTAGAGTAGAACAACTTTCAATCGATAGGGGTGTAGAAGGTGTAGATATGCTCGGGCACTACACTCCACCTTTTGTAGCTTTGGATCGCGTCTATTGTTAGCACTCTGGTGCAAATGAAATATAGGTGATAGAAAATGCGTGTACACCGGGAACTGCAAtgtcatatataaatgataactataattttgTAACATAAAGTCATGCAGACTGTTTCTTGAACCATTCCAAATATTTGGCAATTTAATAATAAACCTTAGCGGGTTCCAACATACGGTTCCACGACCGCCATAAGGCCCGCAAGCTACGGACTGAGGGCCACTGTACTACAGCGAGGCCACACTATTCTGGTAATTAGAAAGGTGTGGAATATACCACATGAAAACAATACGAGGCCAGTGTTAGTTAAGTCCTCCAGTTTGGTCAACTCCCGTTAGAGCCATGGGCCCAAAGAACCAACTCCGGCGAACCAGTGACCAGACCAGAGTTAGGTGAGCCCGTGGTTCGGTTCAGTGATTTTGACGAAGGTCCCCCGCTGCAAGGTAGCCCAGGTCCTTCCTATCCCCGACCTGTTCTATGCAGACTATCCTTCCTAGAGGAACCTACCACTAGAAATGGCCTCTTTCAGGGCAAGCGACCGTCGCCCTTGCCATTTTTTAAGCTGCCTTTCTCACGACTTACCCTCAgagtattttctcttctctcggcGCCATCTTCCCAAGCCTGGGCCATAAAACCGGGAATGTGACTACGACCTCGACCGGTGACTCTCTGCTGCGTCGGTTTTTTTCCATCGACGttggatttatttatatttttttctggaaaagAAATTACGTGCGTACTCCTTTTTTTTTGGCGGGAGATCCCTTCACAGAGCTGCTGCCTGTACTTGCGGGTATCCTTAGCGAGGGGATTGTCACAGTTGTCTCTGTGCTGTTGGTATTAATGTGATTattagttttaattattatcattatttttatcattgctatcatcactatcggtaatattattattatcatcttcattaatactgataatactactattatcactactacaactAAATGATTATATTTTACTACTAACACTATATAagcataatgaaaatattaatagtagttgtagtaaaacaacaataataataatgataatggtgatgataattatataaataaagataatgttaagagttttgtaaatattatttattattggtattatttcttacgttatgaatattgttattattattgtcattgtcggtTGGTTATTTTCCAATTTGCTTTAATTTTTTCCGTATTTTTCATTACTGCGGCTGTGGGGCCTGTTGTTCTTTGTTAGTGTCATACCGGTTTTTATTTATGATGTAATGTGAACAAAAACACCACATCCTTATTTTGATTGTATTTAGTGTCATTATTAGGTTTATTTTAGCATccaatttcattattaatttttttccttttattcttaacATCGATATCAAAATATGAATACCAAACATCACACTATTAATGTAACTGATTATTCAGAATTCGCTAACGTGATATAATTAATTATTCGACTCAGAGAAAATTACCCACTCATTTTATACGCTTGTCATACGCTTTCGAAAACTATCGAATATTCACACGGTCGAAGTGacaataaaattacaaataacaCGAAGCTTAGTAAATATGAACATTGATATGATCGGCGATACCGTATTGCGTAAGCTAAAGCAAATGGGCGTGGACCGGAAGTGGTCTTGATAAGGCGTTTTTGTGAAATAAAGGAGACCCTCGGGCATGCCTTGCGAAGCTGCTGTGCGGAAGTACTGGCGAGCGGATGGGAAAGTTTTAAAACCACGAGGACAGTGCTGGTAGGTGTGTGGGGCTGGATAGGCGTGTGAGTCTTCTTTACTAACAAcagcgaggaaaaaaaatgattcgTGTTCTTTAATTGttcttctttactttactttttttttctggtgaggTACATCTTCAGTATCTTTATATAAGTTTGgccccaaaaaagaaaacaaaaggttaAACTTCATTAAGTTTGCATCGAGGCCACACCTGACCAAATCACTTATCCCTCAACTGAAATCCTTTCCAAATTACTCGAACGTTACATCATACCTATCTATAATTACGAACATTAGAGCGGCAAATGTGTGGCAGTATTTATTCTTCaacttttataatttctttttttctttattcttttttttatttttattttttttattctgagcGTGTCATCGAGGCCGCTGGAGAGACGGGGAACTCCCTTCCGCGCGCCTCCCCCCTGGTCGAGCGCTGCAAAAACTGGTCCCGAAACCACTTCTCGGTCGCCACTCCCCCCGCCGCCACGTCCTTCTGTCGCTCTCGCTTCGTGATGCTGTTTTGTTTCTCGCTCGTTTTcgctcgttttatttttttaaagcctCTGAAGGATGCTGCTGGCGTTCGGTAGACTCGTGTTATATGAAGATGGACGCATATTCATATTGAAATACAGTacgaacatacatgcacacacacacacacacacacacacatacacacacacacacacacacacacacacacacacacatacacacacacacacacacacacacacacacacacacacgctcacacacacaccaacacacccacacacgaaccCAGAGATCAAATGAAAATCGTAAATGTCGAAAGAATATTATAAGGCTTTCACATATACCCCGCGCGACATGTGCTCTCTTGGCATTACAGGTCAGGGAGGAAAGGGGCCATTCGGGAGTgccttaatgtgtgtgtttgcgtatgtcgAAGCAGGTGTGtacagtgcatatacatatatacacatacataaatacgtaacacacacactctctcacacacacacacacacacacacacacacacacacacacacacacacacacacacacacacacacacactcgcgcgtgcgggtatttatatatatatatatatatatatatatatataaatatatatatatgtatatatatttatatatatatatatatatatatatatatatatatgcatacaaagagagagagagagagagagagagagagagagagagagagagagagagagagagagagagagagagagagagagagagagagagagagagagagagaaatgtgaagataggtatgcacatatgcacatatgacTGAATACGCTAATCAGAATTCCTTCGAAGGAGACAACGGAGGAAGATTGCCCGTACGTCCCATTGCAGAGCCTCGAGCGTATCGTAACTCTTCCCTAGGGCGTATTTATACTTTTTGCAAAGTCACTTCCAGAATTTCCTCGATCGTATTCATGCATTGTTGCGGGCTAAATATTTAAGGATATACAGATCAAAACAACAATGTTTACTCACAAGTATACAAATGaaaacacaagcatatacacataaacacaagcacacacacacacgtgtaaacacgcacacacataattttactctctcgctctcttacacacacacacacacacacacacacacacacacacacacactctctctctctctctctctttctctctctctctctctctctctctctctctctctctctctctctctctctctctctctctctctctctctctctttctctctctctctctttctctctctgaatgtttTTGTACGTGTTTCTCGATTCCATTCTAACCCTTATTTTAGAAAAACCGGATGTCCTAGGCTCCTTCCCagctcacccctcctccttccttccgcaGGTGAGGACCAACTCCCTCTTCACACCTGTGGCCAGAAAACGGATCGGCGCAAAGAATCTCATTGAGTGACCGGCATCTTGGGATGAATGGACATCTACCTGTGAAGCTCGGTATCTAGATTAACACCGTCACAAGGTAGCATAACCCAGCATCTTTTGAAGAGCATTGAGTCAGCGAGAGATTTGACTGAATTATCCGCAATCATGTCAGGAGCAACAGACACAATCCCGCAAGAGGTAACCACAGAGCAAGAAGTTCCAGCCTGGAAGTCTCGTCTCTTCAGCTGGAAAGTGGCGGGCGCTGTCCTGGCCTTCCTGGTGGTCCTCGGCTGGGTTTTCATCATCGTGGTTCTCATCCTCGAGGAGAAGTGGCAGCTGGTGCTGGTGGCGTGGCTGCTGCTCTACTCGGCCGCCCACTTCTGCTACTGGTATTGCAAGCGCCACAGCCTTATCACGCTGCACAGACAGGTGAGGCTGCGCTCCGATTTCGACGCTGGAAAACAGTGCTTGGATTtccatgtatatcaatatctgcatccgtctaccaatctatctatctatctatctatatgtatatatgtatatatattgatatattttacataaagataaaaaaaaaactatatatatatatttatgtatatatgtatatgtgtgtgtgcttacgcgcGTActcgtgtatattatatatatatatatatatatatatatatatatatatatatatatacatatatgtacagagagagagggagagagggagagagatagatagatagatagagagagagagagagagagagagagagagagagagagagagagagagagagagagagagagagagagagagagagagagagagagagagagagagatcatggggTGAGATGGATAGAAGATGATGCACGttcaatacaaaaaataattctCCCTTCGTAATAAAGGCTTGGAAATGTTCTCAGCCATTTCCATAGGAAATGAGGCATAGCGGATGACTTGCGCGAACAAGAGCAAAGAGCCGAGAAATTGTAATAAATTAACGCTTTTGAATATTGCTATGTtttcatatgagagagagagagagagagagagagagagagagagagagagagagagagagagagagagagtgtgtaagagagaaaaatatagatatagatacaatagATAGCTGATAGAtaactctccatatatatacacacacacacatacgtgtgtgtgtgtgtttacgtatgtatatatgtatatatatgtatatatatatatgtattgatgtatctatatctatctatctatatatatatatatatatatatatgtatgcatatatatatatatgcatgtgtgtatatgtatatatatatatatatatatatatatatatatatatgtttgtatatatatatatgcatatatatgtatgtatatatatctatatatatacatatatgtatatgcatataccggcagaaatttctgacgaagatgtatttAAATCGGTTAAATGCATcttttgtgttgtgaagatattcattctcatctatatattttttacacacacatatgtgtgtgtgtatatatatatatatatatatatatgtatatatatacacacatatacatacgtacacacacacacacacacacacacacacatgtcgatacatatgtatatatatgtatatgtatatatgcgtatgtttgtgtgtgtgtgtgtgcgtatgttttgcatacatatgtgtgtgtgtgtgttttacatacatatgtgtgtgtgcgtgtgtgtgtgttttgcatacatatgtgtgtgggggtgtgggagggtgcTTTGCTTTGAACATGCATGTATTAACAAGCACCCATGAACTACGCCCCTCCTTCATTAAGTGCTGACAGTCAGTGCTGCAAACTGACCGAAGCCGCTCCTTCCGCAGATCCGGTTGCGTGTGCTGACGCACATGAGAAGCGGAGAGTCTGGCGCCAAGAGCGAGGACCGCCCCCCGACGTACGACGAGGTCATGAAGACAGAGGCGCCGCCGCCCGCGTATTTCACGGTTGTCACAGAGACGATGAAGCCGCAGTCCTCTGCCTCGTCCTCCGCCGCCCCCACCTACATATGGACGGCAGACAGCAAGCAGACGATGGGCGACTCCCGGGCGAGCGTCATGGAGTACTGCGAGCAGCCTCCGGAGTACAACAGCCCCAAGCACTCCATGTCTTCCTCGATCGCGCCGGCCGTGCACGGGGAGCCCCTCGCCTTCACCACGGCGGCGGCCATCTCGGCTGCGGCGGCAGCAGTGTCCCCTTTCCGCAACGCGATGGCCGCAGAGCCGGTCGAAGACCCCATCAGAGGGCCGATCGTGAGGCACCTGCGGGCGGCGACGCTGGCGACGCTGGAGGTCTCGTCCAACGAGGAGGTCACGACGGAAGCGTCGGCCGCGACGGCCAGCGCGCCCGGAGCAAGTAGTGACTCTGGCGAGGGATTCGCCGAACTCCACGGGCCATCTTTGAGGCAGTGTACTGACTGAAtactgtatatgttaatatacatatacgaatacatgCCAAATACATAATTTATATCGGGTGATATCTAATGTACAAATCTACGTTACGTTTATGTATAAAGATGTGCCTTATGAAATGAATCCAAGACTCGCTCAGTGACATACTTGTTACcactttctgatatatatatatatttctatttttatattattgcatCTTTTTTCTATGCGATTAGGTTGTAAGAATGGCCATTGTTACAATAAAATTCAATAATTATCAGCATTTCTCTCCCCTAATCTAAGCCACTATATTTGAAAGATTGAATAACTCGATAGAAGAACAATGCGTCAAAACAAGCACCGAATCAACGAGATTTAATGGGATTCAATTTACTTAATCAAATTTCCTTAGTTCTTTACAACATGTCAGCTTGCTATCTAAGCCTTCGTTATTAAAGTAATTACCTGGCTATTTATGGGATTACTCCTACATACCATATTCTCTTTATAGCACGTAAGATTCCTTAAGCCGGCAACAGTATACGTTGCAGCAAATTAATCTCGAGCTGACGGAACCGAAGTGTGCGTGAGGTTGGAGGAACGCAAACGAGCATTACGCAATAGTTATTTTTCTGTcttcaaaataataagaaatacaaaagtaaataaaaaagtctctccatgttttttttttttttttttttttttgtggcgtaAATTTAGCTAAGTGACCTTAAAATTATACAACAGCAAGTGACAGCaagaagagtaagagtaataatgataatgaataatagtaataatagtaatacaacatcaataataataatggtgacgacgatgatggttatagcaaaaatagaaataagaatacagtttatgtgcgtgtgtgtacacaggtTTACACTATTGTATATGCCTGTTTATTCATAAATGCATCGTGTGTAtccgtatatgcacacacacacacacacacacacacactcacactcacacacacacacactcacacacacacactcacacacacacacacacacacacacacacacacacacacacacacacacacacacacactcacacacacacacactcacacacacacactctcacacacacacacacacacacacagacacacacgtttatattctTGTATGTGGCTGTTTATCAATGGGTGTACCAGTATTGGGAGTGAATGTGTACATGTCAACATTCACAGAACTAGGAACCGGAAAATACGTCTGAAAAAAATCGCCAATTTAATGAAGTGGTTTGGTCATAATAACTTTGACGCGGAACTCGGATAATGATATGCTGGATACTGCGATGGGAACACAGTCCCTCCTAGGAAATTCCCTCACACTCTCAACCTGTAGACATAGATAATCAACTTTGACAGACTCGTGAATAATGTAAAATCAAGACTGGTCTTAATAATCAGGTAATGTAAAGTAGTTTTGATGTGCTTGGTTCGCAGTATCGGGGTTTTCTTTTCCCAAGCAAGGTCATGCCCGCCTCCCGTTCTTCCTTGCAATAGCTCTCACTCCTCCCACTTATGACGTGGTCCATGacgtcacgcacgcacgcacacctg from Penaeus chinensis breed Huanghai No. 1 chromosome 39, ASM1920278v2, whole genome shotgun sequence harbors:
- the LOC125046899 gene encoding uncharacterized protein LOC125046899, producing the protein MSGATDTIPQEVTTEQEVPAWKSRLFSWKVAGAVLAFLVVLGWVFIIVVLILEEKWQLVLVAWLLLYSAAHFCYWYCKRHSLITLHRQIRLRVLTHMRSGESGAKSEDRPPTYDEVMKTEAPPPAYFTVVTETMKPQSSASSSAAPTYIWTADSKQTMGDSRASVMEYCEQPPEYNSPKHSMSSSIAPAVHGEPLAFTTAAAISAAAAAVSPFRNAMAAEPVEDPIRGPIVRHLRAATLATLEVSSNEEVTTEASAATASAPGASSDSGEGFAELHGPSLRQCTD